From one Sulfurimonas sp. HSL-3221 genomic stretch:
- the pckA gene encoding phosphoenolpyruvate carboxykinase (ATP), whose amino-acid sequence MINAEALEALGIKNTQEIFYNLSMDDLIDHELKNGECHMTSSGATTVDTGIFTGRSPKDKFFVFEEPSNKYIAWGDVNQPVSKAVFDEVYAVAINELSGKKLYVNDLFSGASASSRRNIRFVSEIAWQSHFVRNMFIVPQAEELEGFTPDFTLLNACKAVNEKWEEHGLNSEVFVLFNVEENIAIVGGTFYGGEMKKGIFSMMNYWLPLEGKMAMHCSANVGKDGDTALFFGLSGTGKTTLSTDPNRALIGDDEHGWDDEGVFNFEGGCYAKVIDIDPKNEPEIYAAIRRGALLENVVFDEEGVVDYGDGSKTENTRVSYPIEHIENRQQNLMAGHPKNIIFLTADAFGVLPPVSKLTKEQAMYYFLSGYTAKVAGTERGITEPVATFSACFGEAFLPLHPTVYAKLLGEKIDKHGVNVYLVNTGWTGGPYGIGSRMSIKDTRACINAILDGSINDCEFDTTRTFRLQVPKALGDIDPKVLNPRNAWENKAEFDAARDRLAAMFIDNFHKYEEGSGHEFDYHEAGPKIES is encoded by the coding sequence ATGATAAATGCGGAAGCACTGGAAGCATTAGGCATTAAGAATACTCAAGAGATTTTTTATAACCTTTCCATGGATGATCTGATCGACCATGAGCTGAAGAACGGCGAGTGCCATATGACCAGCAGCGGTGCGACCACGGTCGATACCGGTATCTTCACCGGCCGCAGCCCCAAGGACAAGTTCTTTGTCTTTGAAGAGCCTTCCAACAAGTACATCGCCTGGGGCGACGTCAATCAGCCGGTTTCCAAAGCGGTGTTTGATGAGGTCTATGCCGTCGCCATCAATGAGCTCTCCGGCAAAAAGCTCTATGTTAACGATCTCTTCAGCGGTGCCAGCGCCTCCAGCCGCCGCAACATCCGTTTCGTCTCCGAAATTGCATGGCAGTCCCACTTCGTCCGCAACATGTTCATCGTTCCGCAGGCGGAGGAGCTTGAAGGCTTTACACCGGACTTCACACTGCTCAATGCCTGTAAAGCCGTCAACGAAAAGTGGGAAGAACATGGGCTCAATTCCGAGGTATTCGTCCTGTTCAACGTTGAAGAAAACATTGCCATCGTCGGCGGTACCTTCTACGGCGGGGAGATGAAAAAAGGGATCTTCTCCATGATGAACTACTGGCTGCCGCTTGAAGGCAAGATGGCCATGCACTGTTCCGCCAACGTCGGGAAGGATGGCGATACGGCACTCTTCTTCGGCCTCTCCGGTACGGGCAAGACGACGCTTTCCACCGACCCGAACCGCGCGCTGATCGGTGACGATGAGCATGGCTGGGATGATGAAGGTGTCTTCAACTTCGAGGGCGGCTGTTATGCCAAAGTTATCGATATCGATCCGAAGAACGAACCGGAGATCTACGCGGCGATCCGCCGCGGTGCCCTGCTGGAAAACGTCGTCTTTGACGAAGAGGGTGTAGTCGACTACGGCGACGGCAGCAAAACGGAAAATACCCGCGTTTCCTACCCGATCGAGCACATCGAGAACCGCCAGCAGAACCTGATGGCAGGGCATCCTAAAAACATCATCTTCCTGACGGCGGATGCCTTCGGAGTTCTGCCCCCGGTCTCCAAGCTCACCAAAGAGCAGGCGATGTACTACTTCCTCAGTGGTTACACGGCAAAGGTCGCAGGTACAGAACGCGGCATTACCGAGCCGGTCGCGACCTTCTCGGCCTGTTTCGGCGAAGCATTCCTGCCGCTGCACCCGACGGTCTATGCGAAGCTCCTCGGCGAGAAGATCGACAAGCACGGGGTCAATGTCTACCTGGTCAATACCGGCTGGACGGGTGGCCCGTACGGCATCGGAAGCCGCATGAGCATCAAGGATACCCGCGCCTGCATCAACGCGATTCTTGACGGTTCCATTAATGACTGCGAGTTCGATACGACACGCACCTTCCGTCTCCAGGTACCGAAAGCCCTCGGCGATATCGATCCGAAGGTCCTGAACCCGCGCAACGCCTGGGAAAACAAAGCGGAATTCGATGCCGCTCGCGATCGCCTGGCAGCGATGTTCATCGACAACTTCCACAAGTATGAAGAGGGAAGCGGTCATGAATTCGACTACCACGAAGCGGGACCGAAGATCGAGTCCTGA
- a CDS encoding response regulator transcription factor encodes MKNATILLLEDDTALHETLSEYLEEEGFDVVGCFDGESAEDQLYERTFDLLILDVNVPGKNGFEVLREARERGVETPALFLTTRDSAADAERGFESGADDYVRKPFSLKELLLRVQSMLRRRFSHPVSEKMDLGKGLAFDLQNALLYDNGEPVKLAEKPRRLLELLLQRRGDVVTHEVINAHLWGFDESPSEEALRTYIKTLRSAVGKDRIISHKRTGYQFR; translated from the coding sequence ATGAAGAATGCGACGATACTGCTGCTCGAAGACGATACGGCCCTGCATGAAACCCTGAGTGAATACCTTGAAGAGGAGGGGTTTGACGTGGTTGGCTGTTTCGACGGCGAGAGCGCGGAAGATCAGCTTTATGAGCGCACCTTCGATCTTTTGATCCTGGATGTCAACGTCCCGGGGAAGAACGGTTTCGAGGTACTGAGGGAGGCCCGGGAGCGCGGCGTTGAGACCCCGGCGCTTTTCCTGACGACGCGCGACAGTGCCGCCGATGCGGAACGGGGGTTCGAGAGCGGGGCGGACGATTATGTGCGCAAACCCTTTTCACTCAAAGAGCTTCTGCTGCGGGTGCAGAGCATGCTCCGCCGCCGCTTCTCCCACCCCGTCAGCGAGAAGATGGATCTGGGAAAAGGGTTGGCCTTTGACCTGCAAAACGCACTGCTCTACGACAACGGGGAACCGGTCAAACTGGCCGAAAAACCTCGAAGACTCCTGGAACTGCTGCTGCAGCGCCGCGGCGATGTCGTGACCCACGAAGTGATCAACGCGCACCTTTGGGGCTTTGATGAGAGCCCCAGCGAGGAGGCGCTTCGCACCTACATCAAAACCCTCAGGAGTGCTGTTGGCAAAGACCGTATCATCAGTCACAAACGTACGGGCTATCAGTTTCGCTGA
- a CDS encoding AAA family ATPase translates to MKLIGQIEKIFYEDEGFFVGVLGTGEKISGHYFESSVGSIENAAVTLEGEYVEHPKYGRTFKFHTLNVNQHELFFFLNRVVKGFPKKVTAELIERFGEEGVIEILDNDIEKLTEFAGIKQKRLERIQGRWKQFRSMRELGSLLAPYNVTPAMLTTIAGAMKEVNDPVAAIRRNPYILTNVEGIGFRRADELALKMGVSEADERRLACAMEYAIAQRCEREGNSCLGKAELFAELDVLLQEGAVPQRYEAVLGEHIADESIRPLSGELLAPVRLYEAERFIHEEFRRRLKRHDEPLTGDLEAFLAEASFTPGSEQREALETLNGGTRLLCLVGYAGTGKSTTAKLLLDLLAERHGHEQMITCALSGIASQRIGEVSGYESATIQSLLVRFEGRDAMPYKVVLIDEASMINAPLFARLLSKCHRDATIIIVGDDAQLPPIGAGDVLGDIIRFNLMPVVTLTKIYRQSETQAIPAIADAVRHSEIPALFGDYDDFRFLPIASREFPDREAHAGAVLAALAEAAVQAIPACREHLKQKELYAYLTAFQVISPMKGGTLGTENLNRVLQEYFNPSPRQTVQRGDRRFALMDKVVHTKNDNMPAWSQEGYKAEAPSEKHRIFNGMLGLLFRIDEEAEQVYVVYPLEEMVVCYDYTQLTSHLMLAYALTVHKVQGMEYGTVAMPLTFSHYAMLDRKLLYTAITRAKEHCLIVGETDGFTRALLRGETVSRRTVLQYLADVH, encoded by the coding sequence ATGAAACTCATCGGCCAGATCGAGAAGATCTTCTACGAGGACGAGGGCTTCTTTGTCGGCGTACTCGGGACGGGCGAGAAGATCAGCGGCCACTACTTTGAAAGCAGCGTCGGCAGCATCGAAAATGCGGCCGTCACCCTTGAGGGTGAGTATGTTGAGCACCCCAAATACGGCCGCACCTTTAAATTCCATACCCTCAACGTCAATCAGCATGAGCTTTTTTTCTTTCTCAACCGTGTCGTAAAGGGATTCCCGAAGAAGGTGACGGCGGAGCTGATCGAGCGCTTCGGTGAAGAGGGAGTGATCGAAATTCTCGACAACGACATCGAAAAACTGACGGAATTCGCGGGCATCAAACAGAAGCGTCTTGAACGGATACAGGGGCGCTGGAAGCAGTTCCGTTCCATGCGCGAATTGGGGAGCCTTCTGGCCCCCTATAATGTAACCCCCGCCATGTTGACGACAATCGCCGGCGCGATGAAAGAGGTCAACGATCCTGTTGCGGCGATCCGAAGGAATCCCTATATCCTGACCAATGTAGAGGGGATCGGGTTTAGGCGTGCCGATGAGCTGGCGCTGAAAATGGGGGTCTCCGAAGCGGATGAACGGCGTCTCGCCTGCGCCATGGAGTATGCGATCGCACAGCGCTGCGAACGCGAAGGCAACAGCTGCCTGGGTAAAGCGGAGTTGTTTGCAGAACTGGATGTCCTGCTGCAGGAGGGGGCGGTCCCGCAGCGTTATGAGGCCGTGCTGGGAGAACATATCGCGGACGAGTCGATACGTCCGCTGAGCGGAGAACTGCTTGCCCCGGTACGGCTGTACGAGGCCGAACGCTTCATTCACGAGGAGTTTCGTCGCCGTTTGAAACGGCACGACGAACCGTTGACAGGCGATCTCGAGGCCTTTTTGGCGGAGGCGTCCTTTACGCCGGGGTCGGAGCAGCGCGAAGCGCTCGAGACGCTTAACGGAGGAACGCGGCTGCTCTGTCTGGTGGGATACGCCGGGACGGGGAAGAGCACGACGGCAAAGCTGCTGCTGGACCTACTGGCAGAGCGGCATGGACATGAACAGATGATCACCTGTGCGCTCAGCGGCATTGCTTCGCAGCGTATCGGGGAGGTGAGCGGGTACGAGAGTGCGACGATCCAGAGCCTTTTGGTGCGCTTCGAAGGCCGCGACGCCATGCCCTACAAGGTCGTTCTCATTGATGAAGCTTCTATGATCAACGCGCCGCTCTTCGCCCGGCTGCTCAGCAAGTGCCACCGGGACGCGACGATCATCATTGTCGGTGACGACGCCCAGCTCCCTCCGATCGGTGCTGGGGACGTGCTGGGTGACATCATCCGTTTCAATCTGATGCCGGTGGTGACGCTGACGAAGATCTACCGCCAAAGCGAGACACAGGCGATCCCGGCCATCGCCGATGCCGTGCGGCACAGCGAGATCCCCGCACTTTTCGGTGATTACGACGACTTCCGGTTCTTGCCGATCGCTTCGCGGGAGTTCCCTGACCGCGAGGCGCATGCCGGGGCGGTGTTGGCCGCATTGGCGGAAGCAGCGGTGCAGGCGATCCCGGCATGCCGCGAACACCTGAAACAAAAAGAGCTCTATGCCTACCTTACGGCCTTCCAGGTGATCAGCCCGATGAAGGGCGGGACCCTCGGCACGGAAAATCTCAACCGGGTGCTGCAGGAATACTTCAACCCCTCTCCCCGCCAGACGGTCCAGCGGGGCGACAGACGGTTTGCACTGATGGACAAGGTCGTTCACACGAAAAACGACAACATGCCCGCCTGGAGCCAGGAGGGGTACAAAGCGGAAGCCCCTTCGGAGAAGCATCGCATTTTCAACGGGATGCTGGGGCTGCTGTTCCGGATCGACGAGGAGGCGGAGCAGGTCTACGTCGTCTATCCCCTTGAAGAGATGGTCGTCTGCTACGACTACACGCAGCTCACTTCCCATCTGATGCTTGCCTACGCCCTGACCGTGCACAAAGTCCAGGGGATGGAGTACGGCACCGTTGCGATGCCGTTGACCTTCAGCCACTACGCGATGCTGGACCGGAAACTGCTCTATACGGCGATCACCCGTGCGAAAGAGCACTGCTTGATCGTCGGTGAGACGGATGGGTTTACTCGCGCTCTGCTTCGGGGGGAAACCGTATCGCGCCGTACGGTGCTGCAGTATCTGGCAGACGTACATTAG
- a CDS encoding c-type cytochrome: MKKSLLLITILGVALSAADGQALFNKCAACHGANGEKHALGKSKVINTMTPAEIETALSGYKDGTYGGSMKALMKGQAASLDETQIKTIAEFIGAK, encoded by the coding sequence ATGAAAAAGTCACTGTTACTCATCACCATCCTCGGTGTCGCGCTCAGCGCGGCGGACGGACAGGCCCTCTTTAATAAATGTGCCGCCTGTCACGGTGCCAACGGCGAAAAGCATGCCCTGGGTAAAAGCAAAGTCATCAACACGATGACACCCGCCGAGATCGAAACCGCCCTCAGCGGCTACAAAGACGGAACTTACGGCGGATCGATGAAAGCGCTGATGAAGGGGCAGGCCGCTTCCCTGGACGAGACACAGATCAAAACGATCGCCGAATTCATCGGGGCCAAGTAA
- a CDS encoding sensor histidine kinase, giving the protein MAKTVSSVTNVRAISFAENRTFRAFVLLYTLMGLAILALLGLLYFQTSKAEMLSSHRLAMQLEGESYLPNLIKWMQGEQSDFPEDPAYDTAFYLGGKRVGGDLPMPPPDFAPGIHESSGMIYLIIPMGSYGLKDGKTVMMTEDDGLWRQLYWRSAAMYGAILFVLLLLTGVGLSRLFLRPMKEAVALLDSFIKDTTHELNTPVTAILTNVERLETAALDEKQRKKVARIETAARTIGSIYDDLTFLLLRRDVRIEDVPIDMESFVHERLEYFQTRFDAKGLKLDMSVDAPMGVVMDRTLAARLIDNLLSNAVKYSDRETKVSVEIGKNVLRIANTGVPIPEAKLSHIFERFARADESRGGFGIGLHLVAQIAARYRIRIAVETEGKATQFVLTWPR; this is encoded by the coding sequence TTGGCAAAGACCGTATCATCAGTCACAAACGTACGGGCTATCAGTTTCGCTGAGAACCGGACGTTCCGCGCTTTCGTTCTGCTCTATACCCTGATGGGACTTGCCATCCTGGCACTGCTGGGGTTGCTTTACTTTCAGACCTCAAAAGCGGAAATGCTCTCATCACACCGATTGGCGATGCAGCTCGAAGGGGAGAGCTACCTGCCGAACCTGATCAAATGGATGCAAGGGGAACAGTCGGATTTTCCGGAAGACCCCGCCTACGATACAGCCTTTTATCTCGGGGGCAAACGGGTCGGAGGCGATCTGCCGATGCCGCCGCCGGATTTCGCACCCGGTATTCACGAAAGCAGCGGCATGATCTACCTGATCATACCGATGGGCTCCTACGGACTCAAAGACGGCAAAACGGTGATGATGACAGAGGACGACGGGCTGTGGCGTCAGCTCTATTGGCGCAGTGCGGCCATGTACGGTGCGATTTTGTTTGTGCTGCTGCTGTTGACCGGGGTGGGACTGTCACGCCTTTTCCTCCGTCCGATGAAGGAGGCGGTAGCGCTGCTCGACAGTTTTATCAAAGACACGACCCATGAGCTCAATACGCCGGTGACGGCAATTTTGACGAACGTCGAGCGTCTTGAGACGGCGGCACTGGATGAAAAACAGCGTAAAAAGGTTGCCCGCATTGAAACGGCCGCGCGGACGATCGGGTCGATTTACGATGATCTGACCTTTCTGCTGCTGCGCCGGGATGTCCGTATTGAAGACGTTCCGATTGACATGGAGTCTTTTGTGCATGAACGCCTGGAGTATTTCCAGACCCGTTTTGATGCGAAGGGGCTGAAGCTTGATATGAGCGTGGATGCGCCGATGGGTGTTGTCATGGACCGGACTCTGGCGGCGCGTTTGATTGACAATCTTCTGTCCAATGCCGTCAAATACAGTGACAGGGAGACGAAAGTATCGGTAGAGATCGGGAAGAATGTTCTGCGGATCGCCAATACCGGGGTGCCGATCCCCGAAGCGAAACTCTCTCACATTTTTGAGCGTTTCGCCCGGGCCGATGAGAGCCGGGGCGGTTTTGGTATCGGCCTGCACCTCGTAGCACAGATCGCAGCGCGCTACCGTATCCGCATCGCGGTGGAAACGGAGGGGAAAGCGACGCAGTTCGTGCTTACTTGGCCCCGATGA
- a CDS encoding acyl-CoA acyltransferase yields MLTSSRAGKKIGIFDLIFETSDNGVLKERLRALALSATKSYCHYSNFLLAVSGGAVAGTICGYEPRVATHDVFTKALAELGVDEGYQERIATFLLVKPEIDRQTWVVDFMTVNEGYNPLTVFAELIKKSLLSARLKGYRKAQTMVEIGSSDAQILYEKLGFEVMDEKRSELYDDQFGRAGIKRLQMAL; encoded by the coding sequence ATGCTTACAAGCTCGAGAGCCGGGAAGAAGATCGGTATTTTCGACCTGATTTTCGAGACGTCGGACAATGGGGTTTTGAAAGAGCGTCTGCGTGCGTTGGCGCTGTCCGCGACCAAAAGCTACTGCCATTACAGCAATTTTCTTCTTGCGGTGTCGGGCGGTGCCGTTGCCGGAACGATCTGCGGATATGAACCCCGGGTAGCGACCCATGACGTCTTTACAAAAGCATTGGCCGAATTGGGCGTCGATGAAGGCTACCAGGAACGGATTGCTACTTTTCTGCTGGTCAAACCGGAGATCGACCGTCAGACCTGGGTCGTGGATTTTATGACGGTGAATGAGGGGTACAACCCCCTTACCGTTTTTGCGGAGTTGATCAAAAAGAGCCTGCTCTCCGCGCGATTGAAAGGGTATCGGAAGGCACAGACGATGGTGGAAATAGGCTCTTCGGACGCGCAGATCCTTTATGAAAAGCTCGGCTTCGAAGTGATGGACGAGAAGCGAAGCGAGCTTTACGACGATCAGTTCGGGCGGGCCGGCATCAAACGACTGCAGATGGCCCTGTGA
- a CDS encoding Na+/H+ antiporter NhaC family protein: MTYTPDVFSLLPPVAAIVLALLTRQVLLSLAVGTLAGILVYTHFDPAAAVTEIVALFAGLFTTPWILKTLAFAVLVGSVMELVRRSGGIDGFVHLLQERYKMLRSRRGALLLVFATGIVIFIESSITSLIAGAIGRPLAGRFGFSREKLAYVCDSTAAPVCSLLVINGWGALLLGLITTQIAAGYLHGEAVNILVHSVVFNFYAMIALAVTFSVIWFDWDIGPMRHTSAPHGAYEQEVSHGDASLMIIPLLLMVAGVFLFLWISGGGDLLKGSGSSAVFYTMLLTLGGIALQYRLKGVMSWKTYWDAALDGARALIPIATILLFAFAIGKVIDLVGTGSYLAGFLQAGMAHVWLPAAVFVLASIMAFATGTSWGTFSVMLPIAVAMGAAGESYMPLLIGAVISGGVFGDHCSPISDTTIISSLAAGCDHIDHVRTQLPYALLAGGAALVMFLAAGYGIEGF; this comes from the coding sequence GTGACCTACACGCCTGACGTTTTTTCACTGCTGCCGCCTGTTGCGGCAATCGTGCTGGCTCTGCTGACAAGGCAGGTGCTGCTCTCCCTGGCGGTCGGCACCCTGGCAGGTATTCTGGTCTATACCCATTTCGACCCGGCAGCAGCCGTCACAGAGATAGTAGCGCTTTTTGCCGGGCTCTTTACGACGCCGTGGATCTTAAAGACCCTCGCATTCGCCGTTTTGGTGGGATCGGTCATGGAGCTTGTACGGCGATCGGGCGGGATTGACGGCTTCGTTCATCTGCTGCAGGAGCGTTACAAGATGCTCCGTTCCCGGCGCGGCGCCTTGCTGTTGGTGTTCGCGACGGGGATCGTCATTTTTATTGAATCTTCCATAACTTCGTTGATTGCCGGTGCCATTGGCAGACCGCTGGCCGGGCGTTTCGGCTTTAGCCGCGAAAAACTGGCCTATGTCTGCGATTCTACGGCGGCCCCGGTCTGTTCCCTGCTCGTCATTAACGGCTGGGGGGCGCTGCTGTTGGGACTGATTACTACGCAGATTGCCGCCGGGTACCTTCACGGCGAGGCGGTTAATATTCTCGTGCATTCGGTGGTATTCAACTTCTACGCCATGATCGCGCTCGCAGTGACCTTCTCCGTTATCTGGTTTGACTGGGATATCGGGCCCATGCGGCACACTAGTGCACCGCATGGAGCCTATGAGCAGGAAGTGAGTCACGGGGATGCCTCTTTGATGATCATACCGCTGCTGCTGATGGTCGCGGGGGTGTTTCTCTTTTTATGGATCTCGGGGGGTGGGGATCTGCTCAAAGGGAGCGGAAGCAGTGCCGTTTTTTATACGATGCTGCTGACGTTGGGCGGGATCGCGCTGCAGTACCGTCTGAAGGGTGTCATGTCGTGGAAAACGTACTGGGACGCCGCTCTGGACGGTGCACGCGCACTGATACCGATCGCGACCATTCTACTCTTTGCTTTTGCCATCGGGAAAGTGATCGATCTCGTCGGGACCGGGAGCTATCTGGCGGGCTTTCTGCAGGCGGGGATGGCCCATGTATGGCTGCCGGCAGCCGTCTTTGTATTGGCGTCGATTATGGCGTTTGCGACGGGGACGAGCTGGGGAACGTTCAGTGTGATGCTGCCCATTGCCGTGGCAATGGGGGCCGCGGGGGAGAGCTATATGCCCCTACTGATCGGTGCCGTGATCTCCGGCGGAGTGTTCGGCGACCACTGTTCCCCCATTTCCGATACAACGATCATCTCATCCCTCGCGGCAGGGTGTGATCATATCGACCATGTACGGACCCAGTTGCCTTATGCACTGCTGGCCGGAGGTGCAGCGCTTGTTATGTTCCTGGCGGCTGGATACGGTATCGAAGGGTTTTAG
- a CDS encoding L,D-transpeptidase family protein encodes MTVYAHDQLLLVVSEDMNRSTALLQRYAAVSGGWEPVGESITVNLGRNGLGWGIGSIALPHAPSDPVKHEGDGRSPAGIFALGPVFGYADKTATAMPYLQATPDLICVDDSRAEAYNSIVRVRPEHAFGSFEWMRREDGLYRQGVVVEHNRGGEAGRGSCIFLHIERGAGAGTAGCTSMPATSLAKIIRWLDPAKSPVLVQIPRKSLPDARHYFKGIGE; translated from the coding sequence GTGACAGTCTACGCGCACGACCAGCTTCTGCTCGTCGTGTCGGAAGACATGAACCGTTCCACTGCGCTCCTGCAGCGTTACGCCGCTGTTTCCGGCGGATGGGAACCGGTCGGCGAAAGCATCACCGTCAACCTCGGTCGAAACGGACTCGGCTGGGGCATCGGGTCCATAGCGCTGCCCCATGCCCCCTCCGACCCGGTCAAACATGAAGGGGACGGTCGGTCACCCGCCGGCATCTTTGCCCTGGGTCCGGTCTTCGGCTATGCGGACAAAACCGCAACAGCTATGCCCTACCTCCAGGCCACGCCGGACCTCATTTGCGTCGACGACAGCCGTGCAGAAGCCTATAACAGTATTGTCCGCGTTCGGCCGGAACACGCCTTCGGAAGTTTCGAGTGGATGCGACGGGAAGACGGGCTTTACCGGCAGGGGGTTGTCGTCGAGCACAATAGGGGAGGCGAGGCCGGGCGCGGCTCCTGCATTTTTTTGCATATCGAAAGAGGCGCCGGTGCCGGAACCGCCGGATGCACGTCGATGCCGGCGACTTCGCTCGCAAAGATCATCCGCTGGCTCGATCCGGCGAAGAGCCCCGTTCTCGTGCAGATCCCCCGCAAAAGTCTGCCCGACGCCCGGCACTATTTCAAAGGCATCGGCGAATAG